The Streptomyces aurantiacus genome includes a region encoding these proteins:
- a CDS encoding RNA polymerase subunit sigma-70 → MTKTAAPAPASTTAPILTPAQAFDALYAFAAPSLVRQAYLLTGRRELARESVERAFQLAWQRWPEVAVDRDPAGWVRAAAYEYAMSPWRRLRLRHRAPESPPVALDDRRLLSVLLSLPPAYRRTLLLHDGLGLGLPETAAETEASTPAAANRLLYARTTVAARLPELAEREELRRRLTELGGTDRLRAAAKPVVVRSGSERRARRWTRAAIAFTVLIIGSTAFTLRTAPDHYEAPLAPASAVPGVPPRSGPGPLSGKDVELRARLRAMWGKGPERLLPQLR, encoded by the coding sequence GTGACGAAGACCGCTGCCCCTGCTCCGGCCTCCACCACGGCGCCGATCCTGACGCCCGCTCAGGCGTTCGATGCCCTTTACGCGTTCGCCGCCCCCTCCCTCGTACGGCAGGCGTATCTGCTCACCGGGCGGCGTGAGCTGGCGCGGGAGTCGGTGGAGCGGGCCTTCCAACTGGCGTGGCAGCGCTGGCCCGAGGTCGCGGTGGACCGGGATCCGGCCGGCTGGGTGCGTGCGGCGGCGTACGAGTACGCGATGTCCCCCTGGCGCCGGCTACGGCTTCGCCACCGTGCCCCGGAGTCGCCGCCCGTCGCCCTGGACGACCGCCGGCTGCTGTCCGTGCTGCTGAGTCTGCCGCCCGCGTACCGGCGCACCCTTCTCCTCCACGACGGGCTCGGGCTCGGGCTGCCGGAGACCGCGGCCGAGACCGAGGCGAGCACGCCCGCGGCGGCGAACCGGCTGCTGTACGCGCGCACGACCGTCGCCGCGCGCCTCCCGGAACTGGCGGAGCGGGAGGAACTGCGGCGGCGGCTCACGGAGCTCGGCGGCACGGACCGGCTGCGTGCCGCCGCGAAGCCCGTCGTCGTGCGCTCGGGCAGTGAGCGCCGGGCCCGCCGGTGGACCCGCGCGGCCATCGCCTTCACGGTCCTGATCATCGGCTCCACCGCGTTCACGCTCCGTACGGCCCCGGACCACTACGAGGCCCCGCTGGCGCCGGCCTCGGCGGTACCCGGGGTTCCGCCGCGCTCCGGCCCCGGCCCCCTCTCGGGGAAGGACGTCGAGCTGCGCGCCAGGCTCCGCGCGATGTGGGGGAAGGGCCCGGAGAGGCTGCTGCCGCAGCTCCGCTGA
- the sucD gene encoding succinate--CoA ligase subunit alpha, whose protein sequence is MAIFLNKDSKVIVQGMTGATGMKHTKLMLADGTNIVGGVNPRKAGTSVDFDGTDIPVFGTVAEAMEKTGANVSVLFVPPAFSKAAVVEAIDAEIPLAVVITEGIAVHDSAAFWAYAKSKGNKTRIIGPNCPGLITPGQSNAGIIPGDITKPGRIGLVSKSGTLTYQMMYELRDIGFSSAVGIGGDPVIGTTHIDALAAFEADPDTDLIVMIGEIGGDAEERAADYIAKNVTKPVVGYVAGFTAPEGKTMGHAGAIVSGSSGTAAAKKEALEAAGVKVGKTPTETAKLARAILAG, encoded by the coding sequence ATGGCTATCTTCCTCAACAAGGACAGCAAGGTCATCGTCCAGGGCATGACCGGTGCCACGGGCATGAAGCACACCAAGCTCATGCTCGCCGACGGCACGAACATCGTCGGCGGTGTGAACCCGCGCAAGGCCGGCACGTCGGTCGACTTCGACGGCACCGACATCCCCGTCTTCGGCACGGTCGCCGAGGCGATGGAGAAGACGGGCGCCAACGTGTCCGTCCTCTTCGTGCCGCCGGCCTTCTCCAAGGCCGCGGTCGTCGAGGCCATCGACGCCGAGATCCCCCTCGCGGTCGTCATCACCGAGGGCATCGCCGTCCACGACTCCGCCGCCTTCTGGGCGTACGCGAAGTCGAAGGGCAACAAGACCCGCATCATCGGCCCGAACTGCCCCGGTCTCATCACCCCGGGCCAGTCCAACGCCGGCATCATCCCGGGCGACATCACGAAGCCGGGCCGCATCGGCCTGGTCTCGAAGTCCGGCACGCTGACGTACCAGATGATGTACGAGCTCCGTGACATCGGCTTCTCGTCGGCCGTCGGCATCGGTGGCGACCCGGTCATCGGTACGACGCACATCGACGCGCTCGCCGCGTTCGAGGCCGACCCCGACACCGACCTGATCGTCATGATCGGTGAGATCGGCGGCGACGCCGAGGAGCGTGCGGCGGACTACATCGCGAAGAACGTGACCAAGCCGGTCGTCGGCTACGTCGCGGGCTTCACCGCGCCCGAGGGCAAGACCATGGGCCACGCCGGCGCCATCGTGTCCGGCTCCTCCGGCACGGCCGCCGCGAAGAAGGAGGCCCTCGAGGCCGCCGGCGTCAAGGTCGGCAAGACGCCGACCGAGACGGCCAAGCTGGCGCGCGCCATCCTCGCCGGCTGA
- the sucC gene encoding ADP-forming succinate--CoA ligase subunit beta — protein sequence MDLFEYQARDLFAKHGVPVLAGEVIDTPEAARAATDRLGGKSVVKAQVKVGGRGKAGGVKLAADADEAVARATDILGMDIKGHTVHKVMIAELSPEIEAEYYVSYLLDRTNRTFLAMASVQGGMDIEEVAEKTPEALAKVPVNAVEGVNIEKAREIVAQAKFPADVAEGVAEAMVTLWDTFVAEDALLVEVNPLVKTKDGRILALDGKVSLDENAEFRQADHAALEDKESANPLEAAAKEKNLNYVKLDGEVGIIGNGAGLVMSTLDVVAYAGENHGGVKPANFLDIGGGASAAVMANGLEIILGDPDVKSVFVNVFGGITACDEVANGIVQALQLLADKGEEVTKPLVVRLDGNNAELGRKILSDANHPLVQRVDTMDGAADKAAELAAAK from the coding sequence GTGGACCTGTTCGAGTACCAGGCGAGGGACCTCTTCGCCAAGCACGGAGTACCGGTGCTGGCCGGTGAAGTCATCGACACGCCTGAGGCCGCGCGCGCCGCGACCGATCGCCTCGGCGGCAAGTCCGTCGTCAAGGCCCAGGTGAAGGTCGGTGGCCGCGGCAAGGCCGGCGGCGTGAAGCTGGCGGCGGACGCGGACGAGGCCGTCGCCCGCGCGACGGACATCCTCGGGATGGACATCAAGGGCCACACGGTCCACAAGGTGATGATCGCCGAGCTGTCTCCCGAGATCGAGGCGGAGTACTACGTCTCGTACCTCCTCGACCGCACGAACCGCACCTTCCTCGCCATGGCGTCCGTACAGGGCGGCATGGACATCGAGGAGGTCGCGGAGAAGACCCCCGAAGCCCTCGCGAAGGTCCCGGTCAACGCCGTCGAGGGCGTGAACATCGAGAAGGCCCGCGAGATCGTGGCCCAGGCGAAGTTCCCGGCCGACGTGGCCGAGGGTGTCGCCGAGGCCATGGTGACCCTGTGGGACACCTTCGTCGCCGAGGACGCGCTCCTCGTCGAGGTCAACCCGCTGGTGAAAACCAAGGATGGCCGCATCCTGGCGCTGGACGGCAAGGTCTCCCTGGACGAGAACGCCGAGTTCCGTCAGGCGGACCACGCGGCGCTCGAGGACAAGGAGTCGGCCAACCCGCTGGAGGCCGCCGCCAAGGAGAAGAACCTCAACTACGTCAAGCTCGACGGTGAGGTCGGCATCATCGGCAACGGCGCGGGTCTCGTCATGAGCACCCTCGACGTCGTCGCGTACGCCGGTGAGAACCACGGCGGCGTGAAGCCGGCGAACTTCCTCGACATCGGCGGTGGCGCCTCCGCCGCGGTCATGGCGAACGGCCTGGAGATCATCCTCGGCGACCCGGACGTCAAGTCCGTGTTCGTCAACGTCTTCGGTGGCATCACCGCCTGTGACGAGGTCGCCAACGGCATCGTCCAGGCGCTGCAGCTGCTCGCGGACAAGGGCGAGGAAGTCACCAAGCCCCTCGTCGTCCGTCTCGACGGCAACAACGCCGAGCTGGGTCGCAAGATCCTCTCCGACGCCAACCACCCGCTGGTGCAGCGCGTGGACACCATGGACGGCGCGGCCGACAAGGCCGCCGAGCTCGCGGCCGCGAAGTAA
- a CDS encoding VWA domain-containing protein, with product MSTGTENTGTAGRVGASGPADAVDERLRRWRLVLGGDDADGTGHTLTGQDAAMDGALGALYGNKDGKRGRARPGQDRSAGLGASAPSVARWLGDIRTYFPSSVVQVMQRDAIDRLGLSTLLLEPEMLEAVEADVHLVGTLLSLNKAMPETTKETARAVVRKVVQDLEKRLATRTRATLTGALDRSARINRPRHHDIDWNRTIAANLKHYLPEYRTIVPERLIGYGRASQSVKKEVVLCIDQSGSMAASVVYASVFGAVLASMRSIDTRLVVFDTAVVDLTDQLDDPVDVLFGTQLGGGTDINRALAYCQSQITRPADTVVVLISDLYEGGIRDEMLKRVAAMKASGVQFVTLLALSDEGAPAYDREHAAALAGLGAPAFACTPDLFPEVMAAAIEKRPLPIPDTGSPGR from the coding sequence GTGAGTACGGGAACCGAGAACACGGGAACGGCCGGCCGGGTTGGCGCGTCCGGCCCGGCCGATGCCGTCGACGAACGGCTGCGGCGCTGGCGGCTCGTGCTCGGCGGGGACGACGCGGACGGCACCGGCCACACGCTCACGGGACAGGACGCCGCGATGGACGGGGCGCTCGGCGCGCTCTACGGGAACAAGGACGGAAAGAGAGGCAGGGCGCGGCCCGGACAGGACCGTTCGGCCGGGCTCGGGGCGTCCGCGCCGTCCGTCGCCCGGTGGCTGGGGGACATCCGGACGTACTTCCCGTCCTCCGTCGTCCAGGTCATGCAGCGGGACGCCATCGACCGCCTCGGCCTGTCCACCCTTCTGCTCGAACCGGAGATGCTGGAGGCCGTGGAGGCCGACGTGCACCTGGTCGGCACCCTGCTGTCGCTCAACAAGGCGATGCCCGAGACGACCAAGGAGACGGCACGGGCCGTCGTGCGCAAGGTGGTTCAGGACCTGGAGAAGCGGCTCGCGACACGCACCCGGGCCACCCTGACGGGCGCCCTGGACCGCAGTGCCCGTATCAACCGGCCGCGCCACCACGACATCGACTGGAACCGCACCATCGCGGCCAACCTCAAGCACTACCTGCCCGAGTACCGCACGATCGTGCCCGAGCGGCTCATCGGCTACGGACGCGCCTCGCAGTCCGTGAAGAAGGAAGTGGTCCTGTGCATCGACCAGTCGGGCTCGATGGCGGCGTCGGTCGTGTACGCGTCGGTGTTCGGCGCGGTGCTGGCCTCGATGCGGTCCATCGACACCCGGCTCGTCGTCTTCGACACGGCCGTGGTCGACCTCACCGACCAGCTCGACGATCCGGTGGACGTCCTCTTCGGCACGCAGCTCGGCGGCGGCACGGACATCAACAGGGCGCTGGCCTACTGCCAGTCGCAGATCACCCGCCCCGCCGACACCGTGGTCGTGCTCATCAGCGACCTCTACGAAGGAGGCATCCGGGACGAGATGCTGAAGCGGGTCGCCGCGATGAAGGCGTCGGGGGTGCAGTTCGTGACGCTGCTCGCGCTGTCCGACGAGGGGGCTCCCGCCTACGACCGTGAACACGCGGCGGCCCTCGCGGGCCTGGGAGCACCGGCGTTCGCCTGCACGCCCGACCTCTTTCCGGAGGTGATGGCGGCGGCGATCGAGAAGCGCCCGCTGCCGATACCGGACACCGGGAGCCCTGGGCGGTAG